From the Lysinibacillus fusiformis genome, the window GATGCACAATATTTGATCTATTGGACAAAAGAGAAAAAGGCACTTGAACAATCAATCAATACGCAACGTTTACTTGAACAATACGTACAATAATATAGGTAGTGATTCAGCAATTCATGCTGGTCACTACTTTTTTATTCTATTATTAAGAAAAATTGGAAAAATTATTTGATTTCATTCAGAGAGTTAGATTAAACTTTGACATAAAGAAGGGGGCTAGATGTAATGAAAATCATGTCAACTAACTGTGTAATCGAACGAATACAACCAGAGCATTTCACAGATATACATATACTCTACTCTAATAAACAAGTTCGAACTTTTCTCGGGGGTGTTCCATCAAACAACTATATAGAAGCATCTTTTAAAGGCATGCTAGAAGCACCATTCCCTAATACATATTTATATATCACTTTAAAGACGACAGGTGAATTTATAGGTCTTGTCTCGATCGATGAATACCATGATAAGGATCTATATGAGCTTTCCTATCAATTTTTACCTCAGTTTTGGGGGAGGGGGTTAGCTTTTGAAGTGCTTACACAGGTAATTGAGGAGGGGTTGAATTATCTGAATATAGCATCTATTGTGGCAGAAACACAAACGGCTAACAAGGCATCTTGTTGCTTACTTGAAAAATTAGGCATGAAGAAAATTCAGACGTTGGAAAGATTTGGACATGAACAAGCTGTATATGAATTAAGAAAAAATAATGAACGGACAAGACAAATCTTTGCCCTATCAGGCGGAGGATTTTCTCAGCAAAACCCGTCAATTATCGACGAATACATTTTACGTCAAGTTCAAATAAATGAACGAGTTAAAATTTGCTTTATTCCCACCGCAAGTAAGGATGCACAAGGGTATATCGAGAAGTTTTATGCAGCATTCCAACATTGTGAAGCAACGCATATTTTGCAAAAGGATATGCTTGATAAAAATATTCGAGAAAAAGTACTAGCGCAGCATATTATCTATGTGGGTGGGGGGAATACAGGTTATCTTCTTGAAAAGTGGCGAGAATATGGTTTTGATGAATTGTTAAAGGA encodes:
- a CDS encoding GNAT family N-acetyltransferase, giving the protein MKIMSTNCVIERIQPEHFTDIHILYSNKQVRTFLGGVPSNNYIEASFKGMLEAPFPNTYLYITLKTTGEFIGLVSIDEYHDKDLYELSYQFLPQFWGRGLAFEVLTQVIEEGLNYLNIASIVAETQTANKASCCLLEKLGMKKIQTLERFGHEQAVYELRKNNERTRQIFALSGGGFSQQNPSIIDEYILRQVQINERVKICFIPTASKDAQGYIEKFYAAFQHCEATHILQKDMLDKNIREKVLAQHIIYVGGGNTGYLLEKWREYGFDELLKEAYQKGVILAGISAGAMCWFDKCYSENTNNDFEEWKGLGILAGTYCPHYDNQERKWAFDRWSGNHPTLPAYTLIDAESLHFRNEKLVAKIQTY